The following coding sequences are from one Granulicella sp. L56 window:
- the mutM gene encoding bifunctional DNA-formamidopyrimidine glycosylase/DNA-(apurinic or apyrimidinic site) lyase, protein MPELPEVETVANGVHDRTHGQTIRSVWTSNKPQTFKTPPDQITEALTNSRIDRVHRVGKTIVMDLTRNRKAAQFLIHLGMTGRLLVSDPKVPIPAHTHAILTLSSGRELRFVDPRRFGRLSIADATYEGPGSEPLTIALEDFIALFRNRKTPIKAALLNQSLLHGVGNIYADESLFRAGIRPRRQAGRLTHAELERLRTALIDVLKHAIKLGGSSVSDYVDAEGIAGFFQFHHNVYSRTGEPCRVCKTPIQRIVIGGRSTHFCPACQK, encoded by the coding sequence ATGCCTGAGCTTCCCGAAGTAGAGACCGTAGCCAATGGAGTTCACGACCGCACCCACGGCCAGACCATCCGCTCCGTCTGGACCAGCAACAAGCCGCAGACCTTCAAGACGCCGCCCGACCAGATCACCGAAGCCCTCACCAACAGCCGCATCGATCGCGTCCATCGTGTCGGCAAGACCATCGTCATGGACTTGACCCGCAACCGCAAGGCCGCGCAGTTCCTCATTCACCTCGGCATGACCGGACGGCTGCTCGTCTCCGACCCAAAAGTCCCCATTCCTGCGCACACCCACGCGATCCTCACCCTCAGCAGCGGACGCGAACTGCGCTTCGTCGATCCGCGCCGCTTCGGGCGTCTGTCGATCGCCGACGCAACTTACGAAGGGCCGGGCAGCGAACCGCTGACCATCGCGCTCGAAGACTTCATCGCCCTCTTCCGCAACCGCAAAACCCCTATCAAAGCTGCGCTGCTCAATCAATCACTGCTGCATGGAGTCGGCAATATTTACGCCGATGAGAGCCTCTTTCGCGCCGGAATCCGCCCACGCCGACAGGCCGGACGTCTCACTCATGCGGAGTTGGAACGTCTTCGTACCGCTTTAATCGATGTGCTGAAACATGCCATTAAGCTGGGCGGGTCGTCTGTCTCTGACTATGTTGACGCCGAGGGGATCGCAGGATTTTTTCAGTTTCATCACAACGTCTATAGCCGCACGGGCGAGCCCTGCCGCGTCTGCAAGACTCCGATCCAACGCATCGTTATCGGAGGGCGAAGCACCCACTTCTGCCCGGCCTGTCAGAAGTAA
- a CDS encoding fused MFS/spermidine synthase, translating into MPSTRSLYGFAIFLSAFLLFLVEPMSAKQLLPALGGSSAVWLTCLVFFQLTLLLGYLYAHWLTRHPFNRGQRLLYFALLIVAIALLAAQKFIRPDLSQGSEHPVTTIFLALTLTIGLPFLLLGSTSPLLQIWLFRKQGGQVPYRLFALSNVGSLLALIAYPTLVEPHLTLKLQRFLWAIGFMVYAVLCAILSRQVPSTTHATPQESPDTAAPPASSATKWLWFLLPMAAAMQLSAVTSHITSNIAAIPLLWILPLAVYLITFILAFEFPGFYRRSIVVRLLVVMLASLGYAISKMDTSIPIGLAILFFLFECFIACLFCHAETYALRPRRPSETTLFYLLVAAGGVTGTFFIGIASPLIFAANYDLSITFLVTAVLALVVTWPDGWGQRLLWATASVLVLFLNFALHAAYKQQALLETRNFYGSLRVKESVTHEGQPLRSLLNGTIQHGNQIFSPGLTRTPTTYYAKDSGIGLALANCCANRPRNIGVVGLGAGTIAAYGNVGDRIRFYEINPHVEPIARNLFTYLRDSPAAITVIEGDARTSLAQETPQNFDVLVLDAFSGDAIPLHLLTTEALQLYQKHLAPNGILAFHVSNQYLNLAPEVAQLAASIHMQSMIFDTGSVDTRGEFRSTWVLVTASPTFFTQPDVALIAAPISAVPGLGAWTDDYSSLLPIFQPTGH; encoded by the coding sequence ATGCCCTCAACGCGCTCGCTCTACGGCTTTGCGATCTTCCTCTCGGCCTTCCTGCTCTTTCTGGTCGAGCCCATGTCGGCAAAGCAACTGCTGCCCGCGCTGGGCGGTTCCTCCGCGGTCTGGCTCACCTGCCTGGTCTTCTTCCAGCTCACCCTTCTGCTCGGATACCTCTACGCACACTGGCTCACGCGCCATCCCTTCAATCGCGGCCAGCGGCTGCTTTACTTTGCGCTGCTTATCGTCGCCATCGCCCTTCTGGCCGCGCAAAAGTTCATCCGCCCCGACCTCAGCCAGGGCTCCGAACATCCTGTCACCACCATCTTCCTCGCGCTCACGCTGACCATCGGCCTTCCCTTCCTCCTGCTCGGCTCCACCAGCCCCCTCCTGCAAATTTGGCTCTTCCGCAAGCAGGGAGGCCAAGTCCCCTACCGACTCTTCGCCCTCTCAAACGTTGGCTCGCTGCTCGCGTTGATCGCCTACCCCACGCTGGTCGAACCCCACCTGACACTCAAGCTGCAACGCTTCCTCTGGGCCATCGGATTCATGGTCTACGCGGTCCTATGCGCCATCCTCTCCAGACAGGTGCCGTCAACAACCCACGCCACGCCACAAGAATCTCCCGACACCGCCGCTCCTCCAGCATCCTCCGCAACAAAATGGCTCTGGTTCCTGCTGCCCATGGCCGCCGCCATGCAGTTGAGCGCCGTCACCAGCCACATCACCAGCAACATCGCCGCGATTCCCCTGCTCTGGATCCTTCCGCTCGCCGTCTACCTCATCACCTTCATCCTCGCCTTCGAGTTCCCCGGCTTCTACCGGCGCAGCATCGTCGTCCGGCTACTGGTTGTTATGCTGGCCAGCCTCGGCTACGCCATCTCCAAGATGGACACCAGCATCCCCATCGGCCTCGCCATCCTCTTCTTCCTCTTCGAGTGCTTCATCGCCTGCCTCTTCTGCCATGCCGAGACCTATGCCCTTCGCCCCCGCCGCCCATCGGAAACCACCCTCTTCTATCTCCTCGTAGCCGCCGGCGGAGTCACCGGAACCTTCTTCATCGGCATCGCCAGCCCGCTGATCTTCGCGGCCAACTACGACCTCTCCATCACCTTCCTCGTCACCGCCGTGCTCGCACTCGTCGTCACCTGGCCCGACGGCTGGGGCCAGCGCCTGCTCTGGGCCACTGCCAGCGTCTTAGTCCTCTTTCTCAACTTCGCCCTGCACGCCGCCTACAAGCAGCAGGCCCTGCTCGAGACCCGCAACTTCTACGGCAGCCTCCGGGTCAAGGAGTCGGTCACGCACGAAGGCCAGCCGCTGCGCTCGCTGCTCAACGGCACCATCCAGCATGGCAATCAGATCTTCAGCCCCGGCCTCACCCGAACCCCCACCACCTACTACGCGAAAGACTCGGGCATCGGCCTCGCCCTCGCCAACTGCTGCGCCAACCGCCCCCGCAACATCGGCGTCGTCGGCCTCGGAGCCGGAACCATCGCGGCTTATGGCAATGTGGGTGACCGCATCCGCTTCTACGAGATCAATCCCCACGTCGAGCCCATCGCCCGCAACCTCTTCACCTACCTTCGCGACTCTCCCGCAGCCATTACCGTCATCGAAGGCGACGCCCGCACCTCACTCGCACAAGAGACCCCCCAAAACTTCGACGTGCTTGTGCTCGACGCCTTCTCGGGCGACGCCATCCCCCTGCATCTGCTCACCACCGAAGCCCTCCAGCTCTACCAAAAGCACCTCGCGCCCAATGGCATCCTCGCCTTCCACGTCTCCAACCAATACCTCAACCTCGCGCCCGAGGTAGCGCAACTGGCCGCCTCCATCCACATGCAGTCCATGATCTTCGACACCGGCTCCGTAGATACGCGCGGCGAATTCCGCTCCACCTGGGTGCTGGTCACCGCCAGCCCAACCTTCTTCACCCAGCCCGACGTCGCCCTCATCGCCGCACCGATCAGCGCCGTTCCCGGCCTCGGCGCATGGACCGATGACTACTCCAGCCTGTTGCCCATCTTCCAGCCCACCGGCCACTAG
- a CDS encoding ROK family protein codes for MAKFVGVKVSKQLSTGLVVDHKLVGELHRFPEHEDDSYALVEMPTEGLVKTICEQVVLAVDGTEGISAVGVALPGLIKNGVVEESPNLPQLKGARIEELLRTQLRSHNLDVSVTAVNDADAMAAGLASAYGKLDSTIRVWSLGVGIGYGRYPFMPGVWEGGHTVVTLDEKEHFCGCGGRGHLEGIMGHRAMRLRFLDMEPEEVFEAAKAGDARCLEFKRMWHKALAAATATSIHMSGPGRVFLTGFNVRFLDMAMLRDYTQQMVKMSPLQGYSFEIVEDKPGTRVIGAAISAEQALER; via the coding sequence ATGGCAAAGTTTGTTGGCGTAAAGGTATCGAAGCAGTTGTCGACCGGGCTGGTCGTCGATCACAAGCTGGTGGGCGAGCTGCACCGGTTTCCTGAACATGAGGACGACAGCTATGCGCTGGTGGAGATGCCAACCGAGGGCCTGGTCAAAACCATCTGCGAGCAGGTAGTCCTTGCCGTCGACGGCACCGAAGGCATCTCTGCCGTGGGCGTCGCTCTGCCGGGACTGATCAAGAACGGGGTCGTCGAAGAGTCTCCGAACCTTCCCCAGTTGAAGGGCGCGCGCATCGAAGAGCTGCTGCGGACCCAGTTGCGCAGCCACAACCTCGATGTCTCGGTAACGGCCGTCAACGACGCCGATGCCATGGCTGCCGGATTAGCTTCGGCATACGGCAAGCTCGACAGCACGATTCGCGTCTGGTCGCTGGGCGTGGGCATCGGATACGGACGCTATCCCTTTATGCCGGGAGTCTGGGAGGGCGGCCATACGGTCGTGACCCTCGACGAGAAAGAGCACTTCTGCGGCTGCGGCGGACGAGGCCACCTGGAAGGCATCATGGGCCACCGCGCGATGCGCTTGCGTTTTCTCGACATGGAGCCGGAAGAGGTCTTCGAGGCGGCGAAGGCCGGGGACGCGCGCTGCCTGGAGTTCAAGCGAATGTGGCACAAGGCGCTGGCCGCCGCGACGGCCACCTCAATCCACATGTCAGGACCGGGGCGCGTCTTTTTGACCGGGTTCAACGTGCGCTTTCTCGACATGGCCATGCTGCGGGACTACACCCAGCAGATGGTGAAGATGAGTCCTCTGCAAGGCTATTCGTTCGAGATTGTGGAAGACAAACCGGGGACGCGAGTGATCGGCGCAGCAATCTCAGCGGAGCAGGCTCTCGAGCGGTAG